A section of the Lutra lutra chromosome 3, mLutLut1.2, whole genome shotgun sequence genome encodes:
- the LOC125094810 gene encoding putative methyltransferase-like protein 21E isoform X1, whose translation MIKKTSIYSHRLVHCLMDPGAEKVKRDDDKKVVAEIMARCFVPSLITTTPWEEFHFVGHEIRITEAMDCYGAVVWPSALVLCYFLETNAKHYNMVDKNVIEIGAGTGLVSIVASLLGAHVTATDLPELLGNLQYNISRNTKMKCKHLPQVKELSWGVALDENFPSSSNNFDYILAADVVYAHPFLEELLITFDHLCKESTIILWVMKFRLEKENKFVDRFKELFDLEEISSFPSLNITLYKAMKKSRRSA comes from the exons tgaaGAGAGATGATGACAAGAAGGTGGTTGCAGAGATCATGGCAAGATGTTTTGTTCCAAGCCTAATAACAACCACCCCCTGGGAGGAATTTCATTTTGTCGGTCATGAGATTCGGATTACCGAAGCCATGGATTGTTACGGTGCTGTTGTTTGGCCATCG gCCCTTGTTCTATGCTATTTTCTGGAAACAAATGCAAAGCACTATAATATGGTTGACAAAAATGTGATTGAAATTGGAGCTGGAACAGGGCTAGTCTCCATCGTGGCAAGTTTACTTG GTGCACACGTGACTGCCACAGATTTACCTGAATTACTTGGAAACCTGCAATATAATATTTCCCGAAACACCAAAATGAAATGTAAGCATTTGCCTCAGGTTAAAGAACTCTCCTGGGGTGTAGCTTTAGATGAGAACTTCCCCAGTTCTTCCAACAATTTCGACTATATCCTGGCAGCTGACGTTGTCTACGCCCACCCTTTCCTGGAGGAACTCCTCATTACCTTTGACCATCTGTGCAAAGAATCTACCATCATCCTCTGGGTCATGAAGTTCaggctggagaaagaaaataaatttgtagaTAGATTTAAGGAGTTGTTTGATCTGGAGGAGATTTCCAGTTTCCCTAGCCTGAATATCACGTTGTATAAAGCTATGAAGAAAAGTCGGAGGAGTGCGTGA
- the LOC125094810 gene encoding putative methyltransferase-like protein 21E isoform X2 → MARCFVPSLITTTPWEEFHFVGHEIRITEAMDCYGAVVWPSALVLCYFLETNAKHYNMVDKNVIEIGAGTGLVSIVASLLGAHVTATDLPELLGNLQYNISRNTKMKCKHLPQVKELSWGVALDENFPSSSNNFDYILAADVVYAHPFLEELLITFDHLCKESTIILWVMKFRLEKENKFVDRFKELFDLEEISSFPSLNITLYKAMKKSRRSA, encoded by the exons ATGGCAAGATGTTTTGTTCCAAGCCTAATAACAACCACCCCCTGGGAGGAATTTCATTTTGTCGGTCATGAGATTCGGATTACCGAAGCCATGGATTGTTACGGTGCTGTTGTTTGGCCATCG gCCCTTGTTCTATGCTATTTTCTGGAAACAAATGCAAAGCACTATAATATGGTTGACAAAAATGTGATTGAAATTGGAGCTGGAACAGGGCTAGTCTCCATCGTGGCAAGTTTACTTG GTGCACACGTGACTGCCACAGATTTACCTGAATTACTTGGAAACCTGCAATATAATATTTCCCGAAACACCAAAATGAAATGTAAGCATTTGCCTCAGGTTAAAGAACTCTCCTGGGGTGTAGCTTTAGATGAGAACTTCCCCAGTTCTTCCAACAATTTCGACTATATCCTGGCAGCTGACGTTGTCTACGCCCACCCTTTCCTGGAGGAACTCCTCATTACCTTTGACCATCTGTGCAAAGAATCTACCATCATCCTCTGGGTCATGAAGTTCaggctggagaaagaaaataaatttgtagaTAGATTTAAGGAGTTGTTTGATCTGGAGGAGATTTCCAGTTTCCCTAGCCTGAATATCACGTTGTATAAAGCTATGAAGAAAAGTCGGAGGAGTGCGTGA